The following nucleotide sequence is from Silurus meridionalis isolate SWU-2019-XX chromosome 5, ASM1480568v1, whole genome shotgun sequence.
AACATGTACAAGTTAAATGGAGCCAGGTCCTTGCTGATCTTCTGCCACATGGTATAATCAGGTGATGTCCATCTGGCTGCTAATACATCATAGTCCCTCTGTGTGAAGTGCACGAGCTTGGTCAGCGAATCGTAGAGGCCACCGTGGAATCCGATTACCAGCTGGAACTCAGGATTGGAGTCGTGGTACACCTCACCGTAGGCCGTGTACTGCACCTGCTTGATCATCTGTCCGTTGCTGCTAAAAACGGCCAGTGGTGTTCCTGTGTTGTCTGAGGCAATATAGTACTCCTCACCGCTGCTCACCTCCATGGCGAACAGATGGCCTTGCAGGTCATAGTAGAGTGAAGTGATTTCTGAGCTTGAGTGGTTGAAAACATGCGTGACTCGCACCGGGTTGTTCAGGTCAGCGTAGAAAAACTGCAGGTGCTGCCCCAGGCTGTTCTTGGTAGAGACTCGTCGTCCAACTCCATCGTAGCGGTACTGCACACTCCATCCTCCTCCTACACGGCTATACGCTCTCACCAACTGTCCTTTGGAGTTATAGTCAAAGACGTCAGAACCCCTCTGGCTAAGAAAGCCATCTTCATCCAGCTTGTACTGCACGTCGCCAAGGCGCGTGATTCGGTCCCGCAGGTCATAGCGTAGTGGCATGAGACGGGCACTGTTGCCAGGGTTCAGTAGGTGCAGATTACCATTGAGGTCATAGCTGTAGCGCCAGGTGGACCAGTCATTGACCTTGACCCCACTGAGCTGCCCATCACCGTCATACTCATAGCGGTACTGCGTGGTGTTGGCATACGGCCCAATCTTCAGCTCCCTTTTGATCACACGACCCATGTTGTCATACTGCACTGTCATCCAGTACATGAGCGAGCGAAAGATTTCATACTGCACCTCTTTTATGCGACCATGTGCATCGAAGTGCTTGCTGAGCGTCATTACGGCTGTGGTGATGATCTGATTGATGTCATAATAAATGACACCAAACTTGCCGAAATGTTCCACTTTGCCAGAAATCTCGTCATAGCGGTATAGGTCCACAGGTAGTGGCGTCTCACTAATGACCGGCTTCATGCTCGCTATTCGGAAACTGTTGTCGTGATAGGTGTAGTCGAAGCGGGCATTCACCATGCCTTCCTCAGAGAAGCGGTAGATCTGTTTGTCCACTAGGGGACCCATCTTACGATATCTTATAGTGCACGAGAAGCCTCCACTCTGCAGATTGACCATCTTGAGCACACCAGATGTTTCATCATAGCCAAAAGTGACAGCAGTGCTGTCATACAAAATCTCGGAGAGCTTGGCCAGTTTGCCATATTTGTAAAGGACACGGCGTCCTGTACCCAGGAAGTATGTGGCCTGAGGGCGACCATCTTCACTGAAATCATAGATAATGGAGGCATTGCTTTCAGGGGGGTTATAAGTGTTCCGGATATAGCCGATGGACACATGGGTAAACATTGTGTGTCGAGCCACACTAGGCATGGTGACCGCAGTGATACGATCAGATGGATCAAACTCAAAGATGTACTGCCTCTGACTCTGCAGGAGCAGCACCACAGactgtataaagaaaaaaatgagacaTTTATCTTTATTGCAATCAAAGATTTATACACcaatataaaaaattgtaatagtTTACCAGCCATTTAGAATACTACACTAGTCTAGTGTACAATACTACACATAGCACTGTAGCTAGAGTTGATTTGGAATTGAAATGATTTGGCACTGAATGATTTGGTGAGAACTCACCCTGTCTAGGTAGCTGTAGCTCCACACCTTGCCGTCAACAAACGCACGGGAGAGGATGCGTCCTTGTTGGTCAAATTCTGTCCTCTCACTCATACTGCCCCGATGCAGGCCCACCAGCCGTCCAGTGGAAGAGTAGGACACGTTTACTACAGCCAGGCTGCTGCTAGGCTGCCAAATAGCAGGTCGGCCCTGAGCATCATAAGTAATCCTTAGTGTGAACTTCCTGTGGTCATCATAAATCTTCTCTGTCCGTGTGTTCCTGTCAAAATCGATGGAGAGCAGGTTGCGTCCGTGGGCCTGAAAAAAAGATGTCAGTAAAAGGGTAATTTCCTTGAAGAGACTCTGACCCCATTAACTGCGAATGTTTGATGAAAACTAAGCAGCTTTACTCACCCTTAATTTCCTGCCAAACACCGTGACCTTGCCCTTGGTAAGCTCCTTACGCAGTCGCCACTCTATAGAGTTGAGTCCATTGTCGGTGGGCAGAGTGATGTTTCTACGGCCAATGGTAGGGCTCACTGACCCCGCCAGAATGTGAGGTTCCGTGTGGTAACTGATACCCATCCCATTAGCGTAGATCACTCTCAGCGTGCCATTGTTACACAGCTGGTAGCTGTTCCTTACTTGATCTGGAAAGACAAACAGAGGGAAaagacaatatattttttataatttgtgcTAAATATTTCATCTCTGGACTTCCACACAAGCCTTTTTTTAATTGGTGGTAAATATTATATCCTAGATTCTAGCACgagccttttttttcctttcctttttttttaaaatttaatttcagggaaaaaaaaaacaaataaatagcttCAGATTTAAATTATATTGCCTTTGACTATAAATAACTTCTGGTTACTTTTGTGCAAGCATGCTGTATAACACCCAACCACCACATAATTATcacagtataataaaataaatgtgggGTTGGCTATTAGAAATGCTCGTCTTTTCGTTCATTAGACCAACAGActgaatgttttataaatatgcCGTTTTTCGCTTATCTGTATTACTAAGTTATACAGTTAATTAAGAGGCGGAAGTAGGATTTTAATTAGAAATCTGTGTGCACAGATGTTGAACAGGAAACATCTGGAGATTTTAATGATTTTCAACTTCAGGTAGCTGAAAGTTCTCCTCTTTCACTGCCCTCCTGGGCTGACTCCTTAATTAAACTTGGACATTTTCCCTCTCTATGCCCCTAGAATGCAAGGTAAAGCTATTAGTTTAGGCTCTATCTCATCTGGTGTATGGGTCAGGGAAAGGGGCCAACCGCTCTTGGTGTATATTTCTCACCTgttccagtctctctctctctctctctctctctctctctcaacgaATGACATGGATTTACTGTTTCTCCCAAAACATATTCCGGTTTGACATGGCAGAGGCAATGACATGGCAAAGttcataataaaacatttgaacGCACACACCTTGCACTACAGTGTAGGATGCCTCAACTGATGAAAGGTTTGTAATGACAGTGATGTCATCATCTCTGTTTGAGCTCTCGATGTCGATGTTAATGGACTTCTCAATCTCTCTGTGCAGACTTGTTACCATTCCAGTTGGATAGGTCATATTCGTAAGCCTCCCCTCGCTGTCATACCTGCAGGCGCAAGAagtttacaaaaatatacttaatagaaaacaattctgaaataaccCGTGGAACCACAATCAAGTTCTGTGATTTCTATGACTTTCAAACTGCCGCAGCAGACAGTTTCTCATATAAATGCATCATTGCATCATTTGGGTCTGACTGATTTTTAGCATCAGAGGCACAGCAGACACTGTGGGTGTATGACTATTCTGTCACATAAAAGCAGGCATGCTCTCATGTGAACTTGTATGGTAATATCCGAGATCAAAATATTAGAAAGCTTATCGTATGGTGAGGGTCTCAATTGGCAGGCTTGTCCCTAGCCTgtgctctcactttctttctctcaatctCTGTCTGGAATTCCATGGAGACAGTGTTTAGAGCCTATCACAGATCTGTTCCAGACTAACTGATGTCTGTTTTAGTGGAGTGCTGTAGAGGGAACACGTTCTCCCTGTTcagctgcttgtttttttttctctttcttcctttctttctttcaatttttttttttttatttcttttgaaagCAGGTGCAATTACATAGGCAGACAGCAGATGGAAGCAATGTTTCACATAATTCCCATTATGTAGGGATGATCctgaatacaaatatttacacatcCTGATTTCACACAGTCATAGGGGAATAGACACGTCATATAAACCTCCACAACCCATTTTTATTCAGAGGAAATTGAATCTGAACCTTATTAAAATGTGAagttcttttgtgtgtgtgtttttaaacagaatACAATAGACGACGCTCACCCAcacgcacgcatacacacacacacacacacacacacgcgcacacacacacacatactcactcacttactcataaAATGTGGTCCAGCCTGTCTCGTCAGCCTTACTGGCGAGCAGACCTGTGCTGCCACTGTAGCTGAGCTGTACAATCTCCTGGTCAGAGGTGGAGATGGAGCGCAGACTGCCTCCTATATCCAACCCCAGAGTTAACACCTTGTTGTCAGGGAGTAGGTGGAGTCTAACTGTGCTAGCGCCACCCaggcttccaccctccctgcgCACTAGCACGGTGTTGTTACAGTTATCCACAACGGCAGCAAGTTCTCCCTCAGGCGTGTAGCTAAAGTTGTAGAGACTCATGCCACTGACCAGACTGATGGTATGCAAGTGGAGACCCTCCTCACTGAACACATAGAGCTCCTGTTCTCGTGGTGATGCCACCTCATATTGGCCAGCTGCGTTTGGGCCTGGGCGGTTGGCGTGCACAGCTCGAATGCGAATGTTGTTGAGGTCAGCGATGTAGAGTGTGCCATCAGGAGCCACTGCTAGTGAGGTGGGGGCATTGAGGCTGGCATCAGTGGCATATCCTTCATCGCCCGCATAGCAGTTGCAGTTTACATCGTTCTTGCAGTCACACTCAGACGTTGCCCCAGCCAGCAATGAGATCTCCCCGTTGGCACTGACCTGGCGTACCCGATTGATTTTTTTATCATCGCTTTCAGCAATGTACAGTACACCAGAATGGGAGACAGCAATGGCAGTGGCACTCTCCAGTGCTGAGTGGATAGCCAGCCTGCTGAGGGAGTAGTCGATGCCTGGAACCTGACAGTGCATGGGCCGACCAGCCACAATGCTGACCTGATGGTTTTCAGTGATGCGTAGGATAACATTGTTCTCTAAAACATACAAGGAATTGTCCATGGGGTTTACTGCTAGGTCAGTGGGCCACTCCAAACGTACCTGAAACAACAGCAGTCATGGTTCATGTGTCAGTATAAACATTTTTCAGGAATAATTGTTAGTAGCCTATTAAATCAGAATTAATAACATATCTTTCAATCCAGTATCTACAGAGCTGCCTGTGTACTTGCATTTTAAGGCCACACAGATTGAGAATCTGAAACCAGTTCACTACTCCAATGCAAaagcaagacaaaaaaaaaggacttcTATTTCGAGGATTTGTGTGATCCTCTGAGCATGCAAGGATTAGTGTTCTTGGCGCACCTGGCTGACGTCCATGCTGGCGTCACAGCTGAGTGGTCGTACAGCGGTGAGATCATTAGCccccagaagtgtggagatgaTCCCATTCTGGTCCACCTTTCTGATCATGGTCGCATCCACAAAAAACATCATTCCATTTTTGTCAACTGCAATACCTAAGACATTAAGAGAAATTGTCAGTCATGGGTTCTTTTTTCCAAATGTGCCATCAGTTGTTTTAAATATCAGACCCTCCTATCCAATTTCTGCTTCAGCAATGATGTCCATCCATCAAACGCCACCTTCTCTGAAGCACATCGGTTCACATATGGGGGCGGAGGATGAAATAGACCAAAATAGCTTTTTGGAGACATTGAGACAATGAGAAACAAGTAGAGGGAACTGTGTAGGTGTCTGATGGTGGAGGTCAAAGGTGCTTTGCACCACCGTTGTGACTGAACTGAGAAGCAGAAAGACATGAAGACAAACCCGAAAAGAGCAAATGCAGAGCACAGTAGATGCAAGAGTGCACTTCTCACAGTCATCTGGGAGTTAGGAATCAGGCCTGTGTAGTCTGCTACCCTTTCTATTCATGATTCCATGTCATAGATGAAAAATGTGACAGTGTGACATCTCTGACAGTTTGGTgtcaagtttcttttttttttttatacaatccATCACAGGATTTCACAATAAGGTACATATTTAGAACCGGCAACATAAGTTCAACAAACTTGTCAATATTTAAACAGGGAATATCCTTTCCATTCAGTTGCCCAATAAACAGTTTAGATCTTTACGTCTGCCAGATCTTTCTTGTTAATTGCCTTTTAAAACAGGAGATTTTAGTTGTCTAGCATATTGGCTTTTAGGACGAGCTTTACAAAATGTGCTCAAAGCAGACAGCATTATTTCCTGTGCTGTCAACTGTAATGTAACATGCCCAGCAAGAGCTAATATATTGTAAAAAGACAATAACAAGTACATTTTACACtctgtttatattataacacaggcaatttaaaaaaagtttttttttaaatgttgacaATACGAGTTCCACCTGCATTAATTAACTGCAAGAcaactaaaaataattaatacagcAAATCAGCATTTCTGCATGACTGACAGCAgtataaaacataaaagttCCTGTTTCTATGCTTGATAGGTACACAGGTAGGTACACTTCTTGAGCATTTCTGCCAGGTGCCACTCCGACAGTACCATTGTGCTGGCTGTGGGGTCCTAAGACAAGAGCCAATGACCATGCAGTCGGCACAACTACAATGTCAGAGTAGTGCCAGGCAGAAATGCCCAGCAAGAGTCTTTACCTGTGAAAATGCTAAAGCTTGTGAAACTGAGgaaaatggtgtgtatttattttacattttagctATTATgttgaataattattataaaaaataatgtccCAATGTTTTGGTAAATTTGCAGattgttaaatgtatttaaataattaagctGTAGTTAGGTATGAAGTCTGAATACTGAtgtgagatagatagatagatagatagatagatagatagatagatagatagatagatagacagacagacagacagacagacagacagacagacagacagacagacagacagacagacagacagatagatagatagatagatttacagCTTCCAGTAGTATCCACAAACAGGCAATAAGGcatgcaagaaataaaaaaacactaaaaacttTAAAGTGAATTAAAGAAAAGGGTCTGTGCAAAAACTGAGTGTTTGTTGAGTCTGTGCAAGTTAAGTGCCTGTacaaaaacagtgttttatCGAGTCCTCTGCAACTCAGAAGTGTATTGAAGAGTTGCCaccacatgcacatgcacatagcTCAAATCTGTTATATGGTGCATACTGCATTTATATGAAATGTGAGTCTTACCCataatttcatatttcatattccACATTCAGTATTTTTTACTTCATGCCATGAAGGACCgtatttatttgaaaattgtCCAAACTGTACGATCGTGACAAAAATATACACCAAGGTATGTTGAGGGTTAAAATTTTCACTGTCATTTTAACAGTATTCTTTAAATGCCAAAGGAACGAGAACCAATAGTACTAAATCATCACCTCTGCCTGATACGCACACGAATTTAcctagtttttcttttttctttttaccttttGGGCTCATAAGAGTAGCCTCCACAGcttttcctccatctccacACCTCTCATCAAAAGGCAGACACTGCTCTCCTGTTCCTGCTACCACCTCAGAATTGTCAGCCAGAAGCCGACCCCCAGTGAGTGAACGCACTCTGTATATCCTTCGGGAGTTTGTATCTGAGATGAACAGAGCTCCTGTGACTGGGTCTACAGCCAGGAAGTACTTGTGTGTTGGGTTGTTGCTGCAGGAAATTATCATGACGGAGTCAGCTACAGCTTTAATTatgtatatcatatatataaaatttacatgtaatttataatatttataatatataattcataACACCAAAGTTACCTAAAAAAGTCTTACCTGTGTCGAAAATCCTTATTTCTTTGGTggcagaaaaatgtatttataagaaaataagacagaaaaaattattttgatgtgCAACTATAGTAAATTTTACAAAGTATATGCAAGAAATATATGTAATTCTCTTGTGGTACCTGAGTTCTAGCACACGAGTAGTATTGAGAGATGGATACACCCTGCGTACAAAATTCAGGTCACCCACGTACAGGCTGCCATCGATACCCGCTGCCAGTGCGACTGGTGCCAACAGTTTATTCCCATCTGCCAATCCGTTACAGCTCGGACACGAGATACTGCGCCGACGCCCATTGCCCATAACGCTAGTGATGACTGGGGGCTGCTGGCAAACAAAGACGTTCTCTCCACAGCCTTTATGAAGGATCCCTAGAATTGAACAGAAAGCAGAATATCTACGAATTCAATAAAAGCTGTTTACAAGTTGCATTTTATAAGCTTTGTGTTTTCATTGCGGCTGCCACATTCTTAGACTTAGGTTATTGACTAATTCAATACACCGCAGCTCTTTCTCAGGTTTGGTCAGTCAATGCCACTTAATAGTAgcaaaacatcaacaacaaaatTCAAAATAAGTGCAATTATTTATTAGGAACGTGTATTGACCTAAGTACTACGAGAGCAACAGGTTTAGAAGGAAGTGCATACCGCTGCGTAGGTTAAGGATGTTATGTTTGTCCAAAGACCATCCTCCAAGGTTAGAGGGCTCAAGTTCATACCCCTGCAGTACAGCTGTCCTCTTCTCCCATAACACCAGACTAGGACATGTCTCATATTCATAACCAACGGAGACTGCAAAGacaatatataaagagagagagagagagagaaagaggacagGGCATGTCACTCAAAAGACATTAAAACcacatttaattgattaaatgtCAGGCTTCACATTAAAGCTGAATCATTAAAAAAGAAGCCAGCTGAAAGAGAAGGGGTATAAATAAATCCTACAGTTTAAAATCTGAAGGACAACGTAACTACAAAAAGGCCATGTGAGAATAAATCTGTCTGGACAAGGGAGCAGCAACAagcaaaatgcaaaagaatgcaaaaaaattgtaaacaaaaaacaccccATATCTGTGACAAATAGTAGCTGAGCCACCTAATTTTATTCCAGTAATACCTGTATCTCAGTCAGACTGTTAGAATGAAGGCTCTGCATATAACCCATGTCTCCTCACATCCTTATAACCctaatacaaacaaacacaaggaTGTGTCTATCTCTAGCTACTCCAGCTCCTCCTTTGCTTTCATCTCCTTCCTGCTTTTAGAATATTATCACTGTTAGTGCCTAAATAATGCCTCCCTTCCTGATGACACTCCCAGTCTACTTCACTCTGGCTCATGACAGACTAACTGCTTTCACTTGTAATCACATGGTATCTGATTGCTCATACTGTATCTACTGTTCTTGTACTTAACTGATTTGTAAAAGGTTTGGCATTCCCAATATTTTGGTTAAATACTGGCACATCACAATATATTCTTGCTCTGTTGTGAGAGTCTGCAACTGTTTCCTGGCATGGTTTTGTGAGGAAGCATAAGGAGTCAAAAATGTAGTTCTTATCTAATTTGACATTCGTTTAATTTCCgtcaaaatgtatgtaaatgatAGATTTCTAATTTAATCTGACAAACATAAATGTACAGCAACAATTATTATATGCCTGATTCAATTCATAAGTGGAACCGTCAGGATTAAAGTAACAAAACCTCAGTATCGATCCACCCATTACCAATGAAGAAGCCACATGCACATGTTGTAATAATGAGATGCTGGATACAACTGCAGAATTTTACATACATTACTATAAATCCATTAGAGCAAGACAAATTTCTGCAATTGAATTTGCCAAGATTTGCTTTGTAGCTACAATGAGATGAGGAGAAAGGCAGAGTAAACAGAAGTGAGCAGATAAAGGGGGTGGAGTCGCTATCACACTGTTTGCACACAGCAAATCAGTGACAGGGTGCGATGCTTAACAATTTCCTCCCAGCGCTGACAGCAGCAAGGATACCTGTATCCATTTCCCAAAGTCAGAGCTGACTGGGGCTAAGGGCAGAATGCTCTCTTGAATCACACTGCATCATTGATTAATATGGctttgtgtgtttaataaaactcTATGTGAGCACGTATTACACacatattcaaatttatttggTTTACTCACCCACTGCCTCAGAAAGGCCATATACTCGCTGTCCATAAGCATCTGTCTTATCCCATATGAAGGTGTAGGCCAAGTTAGGGGAAGCGTGGAACCACTTTTGGAAGAGGTGACCTTCCACAGCCACCATCAGGTGTACCTTGATCAGGCTGAGGGGCACCACTGCCTGGGTCATCGTAATCTTCAGCAGTGTGCGGTAGCCCGCAGCCCGTGAGCTCAGGTGACACAATTTCAGATTGCTGCCCGGTATTTCAATCAGTTCATGAAGGACCTGAAGAACATTAAGTAAAAGGTCTAAGTTGGAAGGTAACAGAAATTGGTGGGAGAATTTGTCTCCTCCAGGATAATGAAAAAATAGATTATAGTTTAAACTCCAATTTTAATCCGTTTCAGAAGTAGCTCATTTATGCACAAAATACCGtggttaaaatgtaatttatgtacTCTGCAGTCTCTGCAATGTCAGAGGCTGCTACTTGAGAGAACCCTGGTTAACTGACATCTGAATAAGTAACGGGCTTTGACAAAGATGAGCTctggcacaaaaaaaaccccaaaaaacagcttttctttaataaccttggcaaaaaaaaaaatattcatatgaACCAGAACATATTGTTGGACCCTGCACTGACCTGAGTCTCAGGGATAATGGACCTCTCTCCTGGTCTAGAGCTAAAGAACGAAGACAGGGGTGATGCCACCACAACTGGATCAGGCCTCACAAAACCGCTCAGGTCGCAGCCAGGGATTGTGTTCTCCTCCGTTTTCATCATGAGCGTATCCATTGCATAGAAGCTGTTCCATGGCAGCCAGACTGTGCGCTCTTGGCTCAGGAACGGCGCACGCTCGAAATGCAGTGTGATAGAAGCGCCTCCGTTAGCGATG
It contains:
- the tenm2a gene encoding teneurin-2 isoform X2, with the protein product MDLKERRHRSLTRNRCAKELQFTTSTLDVPTQKSYSSSETLKAFEHEARLPYGGCVTDLVHHEADEYTRQGMGNFTLAELGICEPTSHQNTYCPNLGLLHGYALSAGSDADSDPEGPISPERAMQLWSTRNVKSRHSSGQSSHENSALTLTDSENENKSDDESGRPLPPSTASSSLLPPAPSPPSAPLHQGTPTIRECQVPLLESSSAHTMLDHHPEDQISPNSYLLRAQSTAGAPNHHSQSTLRPPLPPPHNAQALSHHQTSANSLNRNTLSSRRNPIHAPPNAPGDAPTTPESVQLQDSWVLNSNVPLETRHFLFKTSSGTTPLFSSSSPGYPLTSGTVYSPPPRLLPRNTFSRSAFKLKKPSKYCSWKCAAVTAISAATLLAILLSYFIALNLLGLTWQLKPVEAPVLSHGLGTAGMPGTNDETTGPSGGRGSSGLRNSSIDTGNLDVGRRVTQEVPPGVFWRSLLHLSQPQFLKFNISLGKDALFGVYIRKGLPPSHAQYDYMECLDGKEKWSVVESPRERRSIQTVVLNEAVFVQYLDPGTWHLAFYNDGKEKEAVSFSTAILDSVQECPRNCHGNGECVSGVCHCFPGFHGMDCSKAACPVLCSGNGQYDKGSCTCYSGWKGSECDIPINQCIDPQCSGHGTCKEGTCVCSLGYKGENCAEVNCLDPSCSNNGICVSGECHCKPGWGGTHCELPRAQCPDQCHGHGAFIPDTGLCSCDPNWMGPDCSIEVCSVDCGTHGVCMGGSCRCEEGWTGEACDQRVCSPLCVKHGTCKDGKCECHQGWNGEHCTIDNWDETKEDGCPNLCNGNGQCTMGQNSWHCECKTGWRGTGCNVAMETSCADNKDNEGDGLTDCMDPDCCIQSPCQNSPLCRGSRDPLQVIQQNQLPVQKVRSFYERVNMLVGRDSTHIIQGENPFNASLASLIRGQVLTTDGTPLVGVNVSFVKHPHYGYTLTRQDGTFDLIANGGASITLHFERAPFLSQERTVWLPWNSFYAMDTLMMKTEENTIPGCDLSGFVRPDPVVVASPLSSFFSSRPGERSIIPETQVLHELIEIPGSNLKLCHLSSRAAGYRTLLKITMTQAVVPLSLIKVHLMVAVEGHLFQKWFHASPNLAYTFIWDKTDAYGQRVYGLSEAVVSVGYEYETCPSLVLWEKRTAVLQGYELEPSNLGGWSLDKHNILNLRSGILHKGCGENVFVCQQPPVITSVMGNGRRRSISCPSCNGLADGNKLLAPVALAAGIDGSLYVGDLNFVRRVYPSLNTTRVLELRNKDFRHSNNPTHKYFLAVDPVTGALFISDTNSRRIYRVRSLTGGRLLADNSEVVAGTGEQCLPFDERCGDGGKAVEATLMSPKGIAVDKNGMMFFVDATMIRKVDQNGIISTLLGANDLTAVRPLSCDASMDVSQVRLEWPTDLAVNPMDNSLYVLENNVILRITENHQVSIVAGRPMHCQVPGIDYSLSRLAIHSALESATAIAVSHSGVLYIAESDDKKINRVRQVSANGEISLLAGATSECDCKNDVNCNCYAGDEGYATDASLNAPTSLAVAPDGTLYIADLNNIRIRAVHANRPGPNAAGQYEVASPREQELYVFSEEGLHLHTISLVSGMSLYNFSYTPEGELAAVVDNCNNTVLVRREGGSLGGASTVRLHLLPDNKVLTLGLDIGGSLRSISTSDQEIVQLSYSGSTGLLASKADETGWTTFYEYDSEGRLTNMTYPTGMVTSLHREIEKSINIDIESSNRDDDITVITNLSSVEASYTVVQDQVRNSYQLCNNGTLRVIYANGMGISYHTEPHILAGSVSPTIGRRNITLPTDNGLNSIEWRLRKELTKGKVTVFGRKLRAHGRNLLSIDFDRNTRTEKIYDDHRKFTLRITYDAQGRPAIWQPSSSLAVVNVSYSSTGRLVGLHRGSMSERTEFDQQGRILSRAFVDGKVWSYSYLDRSVVLLLQSQRQYIFEFDPSDRITAVTMPSVARHTMFTHVSIGYIRNTYNPPESNASIIYDFSEDGRPQATYFLGTGRRVLYKYGKLAKLSEILYDSTAVTFGYDETSGVLKMVNLQSGGFSCTIRYRKMGPLVDKQIYRFSEEGMVNARFDYTYHDNSFRIASMKPVISETPLPVDLYRYDEISGKVEHFGKFGVIYYDINQIITTAVMTLSKHFDAHGRIKEVQYEIFRSLMYWMTVQYDNMGRVIKRELKIGPYANTTQYRYEYDGDGQLSGVKVNDWSTWRYSYDLNGNLHLLNPGNSARLMPLRYDLRDRITRLGDVQYKLDEDGFLSQRGSDVFDYNSKGQLVRAYSRVGGGWSVQYRYDGVGRRVSTKNSLGQHLQFFYADLNNPVRVTHVFNHSSSEITSLYYDLQGHLFAMEVSSGEEYYIASDNTGTPLAVFSSNGQMIKQVQYTAYGEVYHDSNPEFQLVIGFHGGLYDSLTKLVHFTQRDYDVLAARWTSPDYTMWQKISKDLAPFNLYMFKNNNPLSDMLDVKNYVTDVKSWLVMFGFQLSNIIAGFPKHTLYFVDPPYELQASQECENGQLMSGVQQEAERHNQAFMALEGQLLNKDRQNKRDKPGHWFGTVPSIIGQGMMLAVKEGRVVTGVSSTASDNSRKVALVLNNAVYLEGTHYVQDGHDCHFFVKIGSADADLLALGLSNGRRVLEGAGINITVSGRSRRGVTVELRSTALSLSVRYGLAQDTLDEERARLLELARQRALAGAWLREQQRTRDGKEGSRLWTEGERQQLLSTGRVQGYDGYYVLPVEQYPELADSSTNIQFLRQNEMGKR